In Chlorogloeopsis sp. ULAP01, the genomic window ATAGCTTGTATTAGCAGGAAAAATTAAACTTACTCCCATAAGCTTTACTAGCTTTCCAACTAGAAGCACACATTATTCAAATAAGCGTCAATCAACGCTAAAAGTACTTTGCCTTAGGCGCTAAAAAGTATCTACCACAACTTTTGTATATGTATGAGAGAGCGCCTAGTAGACTCAGCTACCACACCCCAGGGACTCTCGCATGACTATTAATCCATCTGAATCTACCACAGAGTTGGCACAGCCGTCTTGTCAGCATTTTCAGATCAATACAGATATAAAAAATCAAAATCATCAACAGTTTCTTTGCAGCATTTGCAATTATGTGCAGGCATCTGTATTTGTGATTGATGTTCTGGAGGATGGTAACTTTCGGTATTTGGGGATCAATCCAATTCATGAGCATCGGATTGGCATGAGTTCAGAGGAGCTGCAAGGAAGAAAACTGGAGGAGGTGCTGTCACCAGTAGATGCAGCAAGGGCGCGTCAGCATTATGCAGATTGCGTACGCTTTGGTAAAACTATTTCCTATGAAGAATGTCTGGAATTTCAAGGAATTCCCACATGGTGGAGTACAACTTTGACTCCTTTATGGGATGAAAGTTCACGTATTTACCGCTTGATTGGTACTAGTACTAATATTAGCGATGCCTCACGGCAAGCCGCTACGCGTCTGTGCAAGCAAGCAGAAGAAGCACTACGCCGTCAAGCCGAGCGGGAAAAGCTGTTAGGAACAATCACCCAAGGGATTCGTGACTCTTTAGATTTTGATGCGATACTCAATCAGATAGTTACGGAGCTACGGCGATTTTTGATGAGCGATCGCGTGTTAATTTATCGCTTCCAGGATGATAGCAATGGAGTCATAATTGCAGAATCTACAATTGTTTCCGGTACTTCGCTGGTAGGAATCAATCTTCAAGTTAGCTGTTTTACCGAAAGACACTTAGAGCGCTACAAAAGTGGTTGTATTCAAATTGTAGAGGATATATATGCAGCAGGATTGCATCCTTGTCAAATTGATGTTCTGGCTTCTTTGCAAGTGAGAGCTAATTTAGTAGTGCCGATTATATTTCAGCAAGATTTATGGGGGCTATTAATTACCCAACACTGCTGTGAACCACGACAATGGCAGCAAACAGAAATAGATTTGTTAGAGCAATTAGCAACTCAAATTGGCATTGCCGCCCAACAAGCAAAACTGTATCGGCAAGTACAAGCTCTGCAAGCTCAGTTGAAATGGCAACAGCAAACTCTACAAGTTCAAGGCTTGATGCAGCGCCTGAGTGAGCAAATTCGTGACAATCTGGATATAGATCGGATTTTGGAAACAGCCACTGAGGAGTTAGGACGTATATTACAAGCCGATCGCTGTCAAATCGAACTATATAATGCTCGCAACACCCTTGCGACTGTTGCCCACGAATACACCACCACTCCTCCTTTGTGCCAAGGAGCTGTGAGAGTAATTGAAGACTTTCCTGAACTTTATGAGCCACTGTTGCAAAAACAATCCTTGCAATTTGGGAAAATTATGCGGGATTGGAACCCAAGGTTAGTTGTAATCACACAGCTTGCTTGTCCAATTTTTGATCTACAAGGAGTGATGGGAAATATTTGGCTAACTAGGGCAACAGAAAAAGAGTTTGAGGGATGGGAAGTTAATCTGGTGCAGCAAATCGCCAATCAATGTGCGATCGCTATTTGTCAATCTCGTCTCTGGCAACAAGCTAAGACACGCTTAACAGACATTGAAACACTCGAAAACCTCAAACACGAATTCCTCAGAACCCTTTCTCATGAACTGCGAACACCAATTACAAGTATTTGTCTTGCTGTTCAAACACTAGATAGCATCATCAGACAAGAAAATGTATTAGATACAGAGCTTGTATCTCAGCTTTTACAGATTCTCCAAAGTGAGTGTGGGCGAGAAAGCAAATTGATTAATGATCTACTGACACTTACATATCTAGAGGCTGAAATCGAACCTTTAACTTTAATTA contains:
- a CDS encoding GAF domain-containing protein; this encodes MTINPSESTTELAQPSCQHFQINTDIKNQNHQQFLCSICNYVQASVFVIDVLEDGNFRYLGINPIHEHRIGMSSEELQGRKLEEVLSPVDAARARQHYADCVRFGKTISYEECLEFQGIPTWWSTTLTPLWDESSRIYRLIGTSTNISDASRQAATRLCKQAEEALRRQAEREKLLGTITQGIRDSLDFDAILNQIVTELRRFLMSDRVLIYRFQDDSNGVIIAESTIVSGTSLVGINLQVSCFTERHLERYKSGCIQIVEDIYAAGLHPCQIDVLASLQVRANLVVPIIFQQDLWGLLITQHCCEPRQWQQTEIDLLEQLATQIGIAAQQAKLYRQVQALQAQLKWQQQTLQVQGLMQRLSEQIRDNLDIDRILETATEELGRILQADRCQIELYNARNTLATVAHEYTTTPPLCQGAVRVIEDFPELYEPLLQKQSLQFGKIMRDWNPRLVVITQLACPIFDLQGVMGNIWLTRATEKEFEGWEVNLVQQIANQCAIAICQSRLWQQAKTRLTDIETLENLKHEFLRTLSHELRTPITSICLAVQTLDSIIRQENVLDTELVSQLLQILQSECGRESKLINDLLTLTYLEAEIEPLTLITIDLQSWLPPIVESFRELTACHQQNLILDINGELPCLETDITDLERIITELLNNACKYTPAGGSIMIAASAVGDTVQISVTNYGIGIATNELSRIFEPFYRIPQHDPWKHTGTGMGLALVQKLVKHLKASIRVESQAAFTTFTLSLPREIKV